CGCGTTCCGTCCCGGCTATGGATCATCGTCCCACGGCCCGCGAGGTGGCGCTAGAGGTTCTGCACCGCGTCGACGCCGACCGGGCGTGGAGCGGCGCCGCGCTGCGCGCCGCGCTCACCCGCGCCGGGCTCGCGCCGGTCGACGAGGCCTTCGTGACCGAGCTCGTCTACGGGACGTTGCGGCATCGCGGACAGGTCGACTGGGCGCTCGCGCAGGCGCTGCACCGCCGCCTGGACACCCTGCCTCCGCGCATCCGCGAGGTCCTGCGGTTGGGCGCGTACCAGTTGGCGTTTCTGTCCCGGGTGCCGGCCAGGGCGGCCTGTGCCGAGACCGTCGACCTCGCCCGCCGCGTCGGCCACCCGGGGACCGTCGCGCTCGTCAACGCAGTGATGCGGCGTCTCGCCGCGTCGCCGCCGGTGTGGCCGGCCCCGTCCGATACCGCGGAAGCGATCGCGGTGCTGGCCTCGCACCCCGAATGGCTGGTCGCGCGGTGGCTGGCCCGCTTCGGGCCGGACGAGACGCGCGCGCTCTGCGCCGCGAACAACGAGCCCCCGCCGTCCGCGGTACGGCTCAACACGTTGCGGGGGAGTGTGGACGCCCTGGACGCGCGCCTCGCCGCCCTCGGCATCGAAACGCTGCCGTCGCCCCTGGTGCGGGAAGGCCGGCGGATTCGCACCGGACCGCCGGAGGCGCGCGCGGCCGCCTACGCGGAGGGCCTCGCCGTGCCGCAGGACGAGGGCTCGATGCTGGTCGCGCGGTTGGTCGCGCCGCGTCCGGGGGAGTTTGTGATCGACGCGTGCGCCGCGCCGGGCGGCAAGACCACCCACCTCGCGGCGCTCATGGACGGCCGCGGGCGCGTCCTTGCGTGCGACGTCACGCCGAAGAAGGTCGACACCGTCGCCCGCCAGTGCCGCCGCCTCGGGGCGACCGGAGTGGAGACGCGCGTCCTGGACGCCGGGCTCCTCGGTGAGACGTATCCGGACGCCGCGGACCGCGTGCTCGTCGATGCGCCTTGTTCCGGGCTCGGCGTGGTG
This portion of the bacterium genome encodes:
- the rsmB gene encoding 16S rRNA (cytosine(967)-C(5))-methyltransferase RsmB, with the translated sequence MALEVLHRVDADRAWSGAALRAALTRAGLAPVDEAFVTELVYGTLRHRGQVDWALAQALHRRLDTLPPRIREVLRLGAYQLAFLSRVPARAACAETVDLARRVGHPGTVALVNAVMRRLAASPPVWPAPSDTAEAIAVLASHPEWLVARWLARFGPDETRALCAANNEPPPSAVRLNTLRGSVDALDARLAALGIETLPSPLVREGRRIRTGPPEARAAAYAEGLAVPQDEGSMLVARLVAPRPGEFVIDACAAPGGKTTHLAALMDGRGRVLACDVTPKKVDTVARQCRRLGATGVETRVLDAGLLGETYPDAADRVLVDAPCSGLGVVRRRPEIRWRIHPDDLAAVAVRQKRLLAGAAGAVRPGGRLVYSVCSLEPEEGREVIATFLAASPTFAPEPVEGWPFATPDAPGTAFLYPHQAGTDGFFVASLRRAA